TGGATTGCGTTTGTATTAGATTTTTTCATTGGCAAAACCGCTCAGTGCAAGTGTCGAATAGTTATCTCCCCACTATTGTCTTGTTCTCTTTCGTTTATCCTTACGCAGCAAAAAGACATCACTTATTTTTAATCATTTGTAAAATCTTAGTAAGAATGGAGCGTGCCGGAGGCGGTGTGGGTCTTGGCGGCTTGATGGTCGGCGACAGTCTGGTGGAAAATGTGGCCAAATGGTGGGCAGGATTTGGAGTAGTAGTCAGGAGAGAGTTTGGAttgggagggaggaggaggaggacgagaggAGATGATGGAAACGGTGGTGCCACTGTTTGTGTAGAAACTAGCAGAGTGAAACTTGAAGAACGCTCGAGGATAAAGTTTAGTATATAGTATAGAGCTAAAAATGTCAATCTAGCGAGTGGAAGTAACCACGTGATTtgcattgattaattatttactaCATGataatacatacatacatatatatatatatatatatatatatatatatatatatatatatagggagaGTATCTATAATCTTTTATAAGAATGAAAGGTTCATGTGAGAAATTTTCTATTACTTACATCATCCGAGATGATATAAAGAGATGATATGGATAATGTACTATAAGTATCaaaatttttagtattattcAACCTATTATTGTGCCAAACCTATACTCTATTCGATTCATATCACTAAAATATATCTATATTTTACCTATTCTATAAAACCTCATATCACCCTGACCCACTCTCATGCTCTAGtcgagaaaaaataaagaaaaactcCATTCTAAAATACTAAGAAATGTATTCAATTTCATTCATCCCAACGAAATCAACCGGTACATAGGAATAGGAAACGAAGTCATATTTCACAATAACAATTAAACTCCACCCCCACCATCTTAACATAACTCGATTCGTAACAACGTTAGTCAATAAGACAAGCTAGAAACATTTTTAAAGTCGCTCGCGAGCTTGAATTCGGCGTCGCCGCTCCGTCTCATTTCCCTCTCTCAGCCCTCAACACTTTCCCTGATCTTCAGCGAAAGGACACGAGATCAATCACCATGATGAGTGATCGAATGTGAAGGACCCCGAAGCCTACTGGTGATAGCACTCGTTCCTCATGAACTGAGCAAGCTGCGAGTCATGGGAAGCTCCCATCATCTGCTTCCCTAGGATCTCCTCATCATACTCTCTCCACCATTTCATGTAGCTGCTCTTCTCCAGGAAAATCTCCGACGACACCGCGTACCTCTCAAGGAGGCTCATCACGTACTGCTCGAACTCGaccagcttctctctctccacggCCAAATCCGGTCCTCCGCTCTTCAGCAACCTGCCTGAGATGACCGCCTCCTCGACGTGCGCCCAGAAGCAAGAGTCCTCGGTGAGGATGTTGGACGAGACTTTTTCGCGTCTCGAGTTGACCGAATTACACGGGGCAGGCCTCTGCGGGTTCTCTTTTAGCCATTTCTCCAATAGAATGTAGTGCTTGGACCTTCCTTCAGTTAGGTAATTCCTATTGCCCTTGGCATAGTACTCAGCTATGTCGAGCGGCTCGACCATCCTCCGGTAAGTGTTTCCCCCGTAAAGCCAGCCCTGCCGCAGCCATGCCCCCTCCTTCTGAGGCATCTTCTCTGACTCCTTGACGACGCGCTGCCAGTATTCCTTGAGGGTCTCCTTGTACGTGACAACTCGGTGATCACGCTCCTTCGGCTTGCTCTTGTAGCTGTCGTAATAACCAAAACCGTCGGACGCTGTCGCTTTCTTATACCATTCAAGGTGGACCatgaatattttcctttccatgtCACTTGCTTTGCTGGAGGTATTGCTTCTTGCTGCTGCTCGGATTCGGGTCGCAGATTCTTCTTCTGATTTTGAGACTTTCTCCATCTGAGCATTAACGTTCTGCTGCCATGGCCGATGTGAAAGCTACGAGTAGCAGTGAACAAAGAGATGGTCACAAGATATTGCGGGCTAAATTAAGCAATCGCAGGCTATAGCTTAAGCTATATATCAGGGAACCTAAACCAATCTGATGCGTTCTTTCAATCCTGTGAAATATCAACTAATAAATGAAGGTAACATCCTAATGCAATTCGAGCTACCTGAACTTGTGCAAGGTCGACCGCTGTCACTTGAGCGATTATCCCAGCCTTAAATGAATCAGGTTCGTCCTCTGCCAACGAATTTGGGTCCTTGCATATGGATCCGCCTTCGAGACGTTCAATGATGCTACCGTAATGAAAACCTCGTAATTCTTGATTTCGACCACTCTCTGTGCTGCTCCTGTTCGCAAGCAGCAGCTCCATTACTGATTCAGGAGCTCTAAAACACGCGCCACTTGAGTCAGAACACAAGAGGAATGCCCCAAAAGGCACATAGGAGCTTGGCTCGCCATGAGGTTGAAGCCAGAGTCTAGGGAAACAGTCATCCTTATGGACCACGTGCAACAAGCAATTCCACGCTGAGAACTGTGATACGGCTCGCTGGAAGCCATTGTCGCCGAGGAGAGGCGAGCCGAAAGTAATGCAGAGTGGCCATATAGTGGTCGAGGCATCGAGCGAGTCTAAAAGCCATAGCGTGAACAGAGAAGCCACGCATCCAGCTAGGCAGTGTCCGGTAATAATGTACGCGGTAGACTTAGCAGATTCTGCAATCTGCGGTTGAAGTAGAACAAGCAGAATTGCAGATTTTTCAGGAGCAATTATTCAATTGATCACGGTATGACCAGCTAAGAAGACGAATGGAGACTTCACCTGAGCTCTCAGGACAGAGAGTTCGTGCTCGTCGCAGAGGGAGTCGAACAGAGAAATCGCTGCTCTGTTCAAGGAAAACGATGGGATATTCTCGGAGCAGAGGAAATGGAAGCGAGGGATCTCCGACCAGGGAACCAAATCGCTCTGTTCTTGAAGATGGCTAATGCCGATAGGCAACGCATTGAAAGCAACGATTGTGTACTCCGGGTGCTGGAACTCTTCGAAAGCCACCGACGAGGAGGAAGACGACGGCGACGATAGGTGTGGCTGCTCGGCATTGACTTGCCCCTGGAGCTGTGAAACCGCGTCCCATGAGCGACCAAGAAGACCCGACGCCACTGCCAAGTTCGCCAGATCGAGCCCGCAGCTGAATCTGCGAAATCAAGAAAGATCGAGGCGAGTCAGAAAGATCGATTTCGAGCCGTATCATTCTTCGAAATGAACATGGGACTTCATGAACATACAGAGGGAGAGGAGGTCGGCGGCCCATGATCATCATCCGACTCGTTCGTTTGGCGTCTTCTTCCATGTTTCCTCAGGGCGAATAATGATCATGGGAGAATCATTCGCCCTCTTGCGGACCGGTCGTTTGCTTCGACATCCGGTCAAACACGACGGTCTCTCCTTTGTCTGGTGGTATACGCCATGATAATCAGGACCGAGAGAACCTTTGACAATTCATTCGCTTACTATTCTCGTGATTATGCTTATGTGTGTCAATTTAAACGACTGAATTTTCGTACATTGCCTCATTTGCTGACCACAAAAACGTGTTAAAAGACCGAGCAGCATGCCGAAGTTGGTCTAAGCCGCTATAGGTTGAGTCATTGCTTAAATACATCAACCATGAACACGGCAatgtttaaatattctaatgGCATAGTCATCATCAGTGGAACTACCACGTCCGGTGGAGAAGGCAGCTCCAGAGCCACATCTTTTGTGGGCTCCGGTGACGGAGGCGCCCCCGGTCCTCCTCCTAACGCAGGGCCGGCAACTACGGATGTGCTCGTGTGAAAATAATTGTATGCCTGTTAAAAGTTGAGGAGCATTAAGATAttcattttcaagtgatttaCACCTGTCACGCCAATTGGGAAGAATTggatttagatataaattgattttcctaaatttttatggtcCTGCACAAtgtttgaatatttttcttacataactaaaatggtaaattactaTTACAAACCTTAAATTACGCCCATTGTGATACTAATACTCCAAATTACCAAAGTCCCAAACTTGTATCAATGTGACAAAAATACCACTGTCTAATGTCTACCATGAGAAACTCAAAACTTCACTAGGGATTTTTCTGTTACACCAATATAAGCTTGGGTATTGGTGATATGAAAGAGATTTGGAATATTTGATATCACAATAAgcatagtttaagattttttataacGAAATAAAAGTCACGGGTATTAAAATCAGAATAGGCATAATTTAGAATCTTTTTTGGGTGTTAATCCAGATAAATAAGAGAATGCAAACTTAGGATATTACggtgaagtctcgggtatcgcCATCATAATAGATATAATTCAGAATTTTCAGTGGCATGAATCGAGATGGAAAAGAGAATGCCAGCTTCCTTCTCTTCCGGAATCAATTTCCCTAAAAGGGCCTCCATTTACACCTtgacatttctctctctttcagaaaaacaaaaaggtatAGAAAATGACGCAAATAAAGACCAAATCGGCAAAATGAAacgaaaaaacgaaaaattgCGTAAAGCACAACGCATATTGTGCCCAGATAATTACACTTCAGAAggactagaaaaagaaaaacccccataaacaaaattccaaaagtccaaaaaaagaaaaaaatcgaaaaatcaaCAAGTCGACCGAGTCGACACCCAGCCCGCTCGCCGGCCGCCGAGTCACCGGCTCGGCGTCCCCGCCTCGAGCAGCTTCTCCCAATCCACGTCCTCCGCTTCcacctcctccctcctctcccccATCATCTCCACCATCCTCCTCGCCATCTCCCTCGCCCGCCAGCTCCCGCCCTCCGCCTCCTCCAGCGcctccgccgcccccgccgccctCGCCAGCCCCTTGAACCGCAGCCCCCTGGCTCAGCACGTACAGCGCCGTCACGCAGTTGTCCCGGGCCGACCCGGCCGCCCGCCGCAGGAACCCGACCAGGCACTCCACCGCCCCCGCGTCCATCATCGCGGCCCGGCCGTCCGCGCACGAGCCCAGGTTCACCAGCACG
Above is a window of Eucalyptus grandis isolate ANBG69807.140 chromosome 9, ASM1654582v1, whole genome shotgun sequence DNA encoding:
- the LOC104420657 gene encoding senescence-associated carboxylesterase 101, with amino-acid sequence MEEDAKRTSRMMIMGRRPPLPLFSCGLDLANLAVASGLLGRSWDAVSQLQGQVNAEQPHLSSPSSSSSSVAFEEFQHPEYTIVAFNALPIGISHLQEQSDLVPWSEIPRFHFLCSENIPSFSLNRAAISLFDSLCDEHELSVLRAQIAESAKSTAYIITGHCLAGCVASLFTLWLLDSLDASTTIWPLCITFGSPLLGDNGFQRAVSQFSAWNCLLHVVHKDDCFPRLWLQPHGEPSSYVPFGAFLLCSDSSGACFRAPESVMELLLANRSSTESGRNQELRGFHYGSIIERLEGGSICKDPNSLAEDEPDSFKAGIIAQVTAVDLAQVQLSHRPWQQNVNAQMEKVSKSEEESATRIRAAARSNTSSKASDMERKIFMVHLEWYKKATASDGFGYYDSYKSKPKERDHRVVTYKETLKEYWQRVVKESEKMPQKEGAWLRQGWLYGGNTYRRMVEPLDIAEYYAKGNRNYLTEGRSKHYILLEKWLKENPQRPAPCNSVNSRREKVSSNILTEDSCFWAHVEEAVISGRLLKSGGPDLAVEREKLVEFEQYVMSLLERYAVSSEIFLEKSSYMKWWREYDEEILGKQMMGASHDSQLAQFMRNECYHQ